The Besnoitia besnoiti strain Bb-Ger1 chromosome Unknown contig00157, whole genome shotgun sequence DNA segment tctacctattcttactggtggattagttatgatccttcttgatctacacgtaaacactgaattttatgattctatgtattctggtgatagtgtactttatcaacatctattctggttcttcggacatccagaggtatacattctaattttacctgcttttggtgtagtctcgcagacattatctatgtatgctgctagatctgtcttcggtggacaatctatgatcttagctatgggttgtatttctattctaggttccttagtatgggcacatcatatgatgacagtcggtctagaggtagataccagagcttatttctctgctatgactattatgattgcaattcctaccggtactaagattttcaactggttaggtacctatatggctagccatacaactacaagaactgtagatctatgggctgctcttagttttatcctattgtttactctaggtggtactacaggtgtagttatgggtaacgctggtatggatattgccctacatgatacatactatattgtagctcatttccatttcgtattatctcttggtgcagtactagctactatatgtggctttatcttctatagcagagatatgttcggagatactgtaaatctattccatgtaaataccggtgcttctccatatttaagcatctggtttgtagtcttcttaggtagtatcttattaattttcatccctatgcatatacttggtttcaacgttatgccaagaaggataccagattaccctgattatctttgttatattaatacatggtgttcaattggttctatatccacaatagttatcatcttaactatgctctgctaatgcacttaacatgatggtcatgaaaagcacaagagaacttggatccggtaaacaaagacttcaagatctaaaccagtagtccaactcgtagtatatactccccagaaaaagctgataaataatcctgtctcagagatgataactccaagtacgatgctactgattagactagcatctgagtagtagttttctctcgctgttaagatgagtgagaacaagaatccatatattacgcctagaacataaccgatgtggaataatcttaatgtagtaggatattgaaatccaacacttttagctgtcttaagcagtccagtggggtggtggtgtactgcaatcataaagaacttggttgtctgtatctcataaccggagtcatcttcagtattctaggaactataatgtctttgtttattcgatttgagtgaacacataagatcatcgaatttaacggtatgctcctgaaagtaacggtacaagctgtaaacaaaggactccttaacttaaactgaggagtcaagtaggtacaaaccgtacaaggattaattatgtccatctgtgcatctaagttgagactatcggttatatattttagacgctaacttcccggctaaactttgacttattaaaccagcctgggatcataaaagtactatgtatggtaagattgagcgtgaacattggatgtcaccatggttatagttacggtacatatataaaatctacagtacgatttgagatttgttacgtgacgagcggtgtgtttaagactagtttacatgcgctcattttaatatgtagttatttaacgaagttctattgtgctagcatggtttcgagaacacaccaaatttccatgagtctattccgggcacacctcgtcttttatcggtgtgctctcaatctaaattcatcttataactttggtttcttagttgcaattacctttgtactccaaataattacaggtatcactttagcgtt contains these protein-coding regions:
- a CDS encoding uncharacterized protein (encoded by transcript BESB_029680) — its product is MIAVHHHPTGLLKTAKSVGFQYPTTLRLFHIGYVLGVIYGFLFSLILTARENYYSDASLISSIVLGVIISETGLFISFFWGVYTTSWTTGLDLEVFVYRIQVLLCFS